From a single Eremothecium sinecaudum strain ATCC 58844 chromosome III, complete sequence genomic region:
- the LPP1 gene encoding phosphatidate phosphatase LPP1 (Syntenic homolog of Ashbya gossypii AFR693C; Syntenic homolog of Saccharomyces cerevisiae YDR503C (LPP1)) — MGGRTKIDTVGNHYFLQFVIQYGIILVGMGIFFITELFVLPRTARHFLINDPSISKPFKEHEIVPTTLCLVLSLGVPTVVCLAVCLAQRGHLSRDSNMPLPVSLSPAAMSSNAVFAFRAPANSGDSTVHVFHCSMVQLWLATALMAGTTNILKLLIGNLRPDFLARCKPQVPPGTPTSTLLTIKSCAMVNSIVYEGFKSTPSGHSSFICCGMAFLFQWLGTFLPTKRRWVHRAWCPVLAVLVMWSRVIDGRHHWYDVVFGCALGVTAHVIAARAMK; from the coding sequence ATGGGCGGGCGTACAAAGATTGATACAGTCGGCAATCATTATTTCCTGCAGTTTGTTATCCAGTATGGGATTATTCTCGTAGGTATGGGAATTTTCTTTATCACGGAATTGTTTGTCCTTCCAAGAACAGCAAGGCATTTCTTAATCAACGATCCCAGCATTTCCAAACCATTTAAAGAACACGAGATCGTGCCGACTACACTCTGTTTGGTGCTCTCGCTAGGCGTGCCCACCGTCGTCTGCCTCGCCGTCTGCCTTGCTCAGCGGGGCCATTTGTCACGTGACTCAAATATGCCGCTACCCGTGTCGCTCTCGCCGGCAGCAATGTCGTCTAACGCTGTGTTCGCGTTCCGCGCGCCTGCCAATTCTGGAGATTCCACCGTTCATGTGTTCCACTGCAGTATGGTCCAGCTCTGGCTCGCGACGGCGCTTATGGCAGGGACCACAAACATCTTGAAACTACTGATCGGAAACCTACGCCCTGATTTTCTTGCCCGTTGCAAGCCCCAGGTCCCGCCAGGCACCCCTACGTCCACCCTGCTCACCATAAAGAGCTGTGCGATGGTCAATAGCATTGTATACGAGGGATTTAAGTCCACCCCAAGCGGCCATAGCAGCTTCATCTGCTGCGGTATGGCCTTCCTCTTCCAGTGGCTCGGCACGTTCCTCCCTACTAAACGCCGCTGGGTCCACCGCGCCTGGTGCCCGGTACTGGCGGTTCTCGTCATGTGGTCACGTGTCATAGACGGTAGGCACCATTGGTACGACGTGGTGTTTGGATGCGCGCTAGGCGTGACTGCCCATGTGATTGCCGCGCGCGCAATGAAATAA
- a CDS encoding HCL635Wp (Syntenic homolog of Ashbya gossypii AFR696C; Syntenic homolog of Saccharomyces cerevisiae YDR507C (GIN4) and YCL024W (KCC4)) has product MMVKNQNVASSPRGDKIGPWKLGDTLGSGSTGKVLMAENEQTGQKAAMKVISKSVFNAQGSTFVGSNDPDVLPYGIEREIIIMKLLNHPNVLRLYDVWETSSDLYMVLEYVEKGELFNLLVERGPLPENEAVRFFRQIIIGISYCHALGIVHRDLKPENLLLDHKYNIKLADFGMAALESKDKLLETSCGSPHYAAPEIVSGLPYHGFESDVWSCGVILFALLTGRLPFDEEDGNIRNLLLKVQSGKFEMPGDDEISPEAQNLIGAILTVDPEKRIKTREILKHPLLQKYPSIKDSKSIRNLPREDTYLNPLDYNDGTIDQTILQNLVVLWHGRDKDEIIAKLKESGANLEKTFYALLHQFKHENQQEQLRQQQLAKIASSDSSPQRNLVRSASRRSVAYIPTTPRKKRTSVINVSSAHKRPVSLQKVNHNNNIFNGTSPVKRRSISNKRLSAICSSSTTSSPSNIRMSIQQEAPPVPKSVLRDYNKRASRNSRRLSFMPRGSITTKIIATYAKLSEEDDWEYIDREAKRTSSDFATLIDSIFEHDKYEQIRKEKEELERKVREAKEREEEERREKQREEERRRKEEEERRRLEQENELAKQRELQKTLEEEVARLRAEIAASSVPSKDSQTQKNTQTRSVSEPLANADLGNEQGSSPKIRKENVPSLSRNTVINVETRPLSKLDPGLIGPAIVSHVGDEITSERNDYELDKTILETIRRSNFLGSQFDINRELRKSRHSKIEAVNRRWYSEEKAHGIHDDKRLVSDGTTLNSYDGSNSAYAPRNGTSIGFLKDEENVPTKLSDLKIPEFTRRSKHFTASNKRLSVLSLYSSKASYTNLADYARGEDQLKTLSGAKINEEPEFMFESTTKDLSGNEADHNPGNEEPETNIRASYADRFNEDVRKTSGPTISDTQGEDGHDAVQKLKLPALPPLDERTKAGTGLGIYQKNKNAKSQTAQKSNVHDEAKESTSDNDPHNSTSKTAPRSPTESEHSANGKGKLNVSKRGSEARKTLNDASNKEGRKRTPFFRKFSREKPKDQFDYKLETIVNDAKMFRALDKLIHGWTSYGLKGVSSNVVDFVISGKLANDNLLSLRSTAFEISVVPSENNGSIVRFSKNSGSKKAFFRLTNEVEKILEKEDVLTTRPLKG; this is encoded by the coding sequence ATGATGGTTAAAAACCAGAATGTTGCATCATCACCGAGGGGCGACAAGATTGGTCCCTGGAAGTTGGGTGATACGTTGGGTTCCGGGAGCACTGGTAAGGTGCTAATGGCTGAAAATGAACAAACAGGGCAAAAGGCTGCTATGAAGGTTATATCTAAATCTGTGTTTAATGCGCAAGGTTCCACATTTGTTGGGTCTAATGATCCCGATGTTTTGCCCTACGGTATTGAGCGTGAgattattattatgaaATTGCTCAACCACCCTAATGTGCTCCGGTTATACGATGTCTGGGAAACATCTTCGGATCTTTACATGGTGTTAGAATATGTAGAGAAAGGAGAATTGTTCAACTTGCTAGTTGAACGCGGACCATTGCCTGAAAATGAGGCTGTAAGGTTTTTCAGACAGATTATCATTGGTATTTCATACTGCCATGCGCTTGGTATTGTGCATAGGGATTTGAAGCCTGAGAATCTACTTCTTGACCATAAGTATAACATCAAGCTGGCAGATTTCGGCATGGCAGCCCTTGAGTCCAAAGACAAGCTGTTAGAAACTTCATGTGGCTCTCCCCACTATGCAGCGCCCGAGATTGTCTCGGGATTGCCTTACCATGGTTTCGAGAGTGATGTGTGGTCATGTGGTGTTATACTATTTGCCTTGTTGACAGGCAGACTTCCATTCGATGAGGAAGACGGTAATATCCGGAACCTGCTGTTGAAGGTTCAGAGTGGGAAGTTTGAAATGCCTGGGGACGACGAGATTTCACCAGAAGCCCAGAACTTAATTGGCGCGATTCTAACAGTAGATCCTGAAAAACGTATCAAGACTAGGGAGATTTTAAAGCATCCTTTGTTACAAAAATACCCTAGCATCAAGGATTCTAAATCTATCAGGAATCTTCCAAGAGAAGATACCTACCTAAACCCATTGGACTATAATGACGGGACAATTGATCAGACAATTTTACAGAATTTGGTAGTATTGTGGCATGGTAGAGATAAAGATGAGATTATAGCCAAACTAAAGGAATCGGGAGCTAACTTGGAGAAAACCTTTTATGCTCTCTTGCATCAGTTTAAGCATGAAAACCAGCAGGAGCAGTTGAGGCAACAGCAACTCGCCAAGATTGCATCGTCGGATTCTTCGCCTCAGCGTAATTTGGTCCGCTCTGCATCAAGACGGTCTGTCGCTTATATACCCACTACACCCAGAAAGAAGCGTACATCTGTAATTAACGTTTCTTCTGCCCATAAGCGCCCTGTTTCTCTACAAAAAGTGAATCACAACAACAATATATTCAACGGTACTTCTCCAGTCAAAAGGAGATCAATTTCCAATAAGAGATTATCAGCTATATGTAGTAGCTCTACAACTTCTTCTCCATCCAATATAAGGATGTCGATTCAACAAGAAGCACCTCCGGTTCCAAAGTCTGTGCTTCGTGACTACAATAAGCGTGCTTCACGGAACAGTAGAAGATTGTCATTCATGCCGAGAGGCTCCATCACAACTAAGATCATTGCAACATATGCTAAGTTatctgaagaagatgaCTGGGAGTATATTGACCGTGAAGCAAAGCGCACTAGTTCCGATTTTGCTACCTTAATTGACAGCATTTTCGAGCACGACAAGTATGAGCAGATCAGAaaagaaaaggaagaaTTAGAAAGGAAGGTTAGGGAAGCAAAGGAACgtgaagaagaagaacgTCGCGAAAAACAGCGGGAGGAAGAACGTCGCAGgaaagaagaggaagagcGCAGAAGACTTGAACAGGAAAACGAGTTAGCAAAACAGCGTGAATTGCAGAAGACCctagaagaagaagttgcTAGACTAAGGGCTGAAATTGCAGCAAGTAGTGTGCCTTCAAAAGATTCTCAAACTCAAAAAAATACCCAAACACGCAGTGTTTCCGAACCTCTGGCAAATGCAGATCTAGGTAATGAACAGGGTTCGAGTCCAAAGATTCGGAAAGAGAATGTTCCTTCTTTGTCCCGTAATACTGTCATTAACGTGGAAACAAGACCATTATCAAAACTTGACCCTGGTCTTATTGGACCAGCCATCGTTTCTCACGTCGGGGACGAGATTACCAGCGAAAGGAACGACTACGAGTTAGATAAGACGATTCTTGAGACTATACGAAGATCTAACTTCCTTGGGTCTCAATTTGACATCAATAGGGAGTTGCGTAAATCTAGGCATTCGAAGATTGAAGCTGTCAACAGACGCTGGTATTCGGAAGAAAAGGCGCACGGTATCCACGATGACAAAAGATTGGTATCTGATGGTACTACCCTAAACTCATATGATGGAAGCAATTCAGCGTACGCTCCAAGAAATGGCACTTCTATTGGATTTTTAAAGGACGAAGAAAATGTACCAACAAAGTTATCTGATTTAAAAATACCAGAATTTACCAGGCGTTCCAAACATTTTACTGCCTCCAACAAGAGATTATCGGTTTTATCTTTGTACTCTTCTAAAGCCTCGTATACCAATTTGGCAGACTATGCAAGGGGAGAGGACCAATTAAAGACTTTATCAGGTGCCAAAATTAATGAGGAGCCCGAATTTATGTTTGAAAGTACTACTAAGGATTTGTCGGGCAATGAAGCTGATCACAATCCAGGTAATGAAGAACCAGAAACTAACATAAGGGCTAGCTACGCGGACAGGTTTAACGAGGATGTGCGTAAGACAAGTGGCCCTACTATATCAGATACCCAAGGCGAAGATGGCCATGACGCAGTGCAGAAGTTAAAACTGCCTGCGCTACCGCCACTGGATGAGAGGACTAAGGCAGGCACTGGTCTTGGCATCTACcaaaaaaataaaaatgCAAAGAGTCAAACAGCTCAAAAGTCTAACGTTCATGATGAAGCAAAAGAATCCACATCTGATAACGATCCTCATAATTCGACTTCTAAGACAGCTCCAAGATCACCAACAGAATCTGAGCATAGTGCTAACGGTAAAGGTAAACTAAACGTCAGTAAGCGCGGTTCTGAAGCTAGAAAGACACTGAATGATGCCAGTAATAAGGAAGGAAGGAAGAGAACTCCTTTCTTTAGAAAGTTTTCGCGTGAAAAACCCAAAGACCAATTCGACTATAAGTTGGAAACTATAGTAAACGATGCAAAAATGTTTAGAGCTTTGGATAAATTGATACATGGATGGACCAGTTATGGATTGAAAGGTGTCAGTTCCAATGTTGTCGATTTTGTTATTAGTGGTAAGCTAGCGAATGATAATCTACTGTCATTAAGATCCACGGCGTTTGAAATATCTGTCGTTCCTAGTGAAAACAATGGATCTATTGTAAGGTTTTCCAAAAACTCAGGATCCAAGAAGGCCTTCTTTAGATTAACGAACGAGGTTGAAAAGATTCTCGAAAAGGAGGATGTTCTAACCACTAGACCATTGAAAGGATAA
- a CDS encoding PSP1 family protein (Syntenic homolog of Ashbya gossypii AFR695C; Syntenic homolog of Saccharomyces cerevisiae YLR177W and YDR505C (PSP1)), with translation MADLPSLNSTTSLSDNVALRNYYENLLFRNSSGKSLTDLPKKLKQEATDGIDRGKNSPTIDFISGFRYPSYGTNTSEGSFSGSLSGSMTGNMDSTGSNTSQSQSRPVTMDAGHYWMGTSDSDGGLMQAQQSQYLELVQRGQQAQMFSLGASYEGPDSMNSMGSLTLPFQPVGGISMRPESRENNISSVGPSSGSVTMSGMFGGVTQQRQVPLSANMSPVNSAGNSIFGNYLSLENNAFAPTRRSSYISDQLIHGQQQQLPVNTVYDVNAPRGYTRQQNSFGQQTQTQQQKQKASEQQQPVQVQMSNHSAQSHLHSNIEQVYKETAPQSQPHSQSMQRNKPIYPQKHASVPQINYTPPGNNGGISYNEGSTGNASGKVLEPQVGTYPLDNGLILCNGRIVSSPDLKQLYRSSSSHYFSAKECFQFIDELKGILYGENSASMSTRNAMILKFVAFLKNCNLNCNPQSDAFVSNNQLRRASTSVYLHYKPLVLVALKNGKLELLSLPQSTNLDMDKEDLVIIDGDRGKDLAIVIEPKVEIELALFINFLKKKIHFDSLITAVDQHYPNERFIQALMDSTNNGNGKGELNHKLYEVIELTQLIIPSKQVLRFATSWEVSTNLYNKFQDELKALHIAHLKLKSLNSGCEASGAGTSNTNASANSNEGSKNNSTNNASGQAPNNKSSLNIKILNAEFQFDRKKLTFYYVCQERNDFRELIKELFKFYKTRIWLCAIPNNLGIDKKYYDENKKEWAMYQEMMKHYANDDLTDSNSQNGLVAAPPLYEIELDNFQLGVYKELVANMFP, from the coding sequence ATGGCCGACTTACCGAGTTTGAATAGTACAACGTCGTTATCAGATAACGTTGCGTTGAGGAACTATTATGAAAATTTACTATTTAGAAATAGCAGTGGTAAGTCTCTAACAGACCTTCCTAAGAAATTGAAACAGGAAGCTACGGATGGGATTGATCGTGGCAAAAACTCTCCAACGATAGACTTCATCAGTGGGTTTCGGTATCCAAGTTACGGTACGAACACTTCGGAAGGATCTTTTTCTGGTAGCCTTTCCGGTAGTATGACTGGAAATATGGATAGTACCGGAAGTAATACTTCACAGTCGCAATCTCGACCAGTTACTATGGATGCGGGACATTATTGGATGGGGACATCTGATTCCGACGGTGGTTTGATGCAAGCCCAGCAATCGCAATACTTGGAACTGGTCCAGCGGGGGCAGCAAGCTCAAATGTTTAGCTTGGGAGCTAGCTATGAGGGTCCCGACAGTATGAATTCAATGGGGTCTTTGACTTTGCCCTTTCAGCCCGTTGGAGGGATTTCCATGCGGCCTGAATCCCGCGAAAATAATATTTCCTCTGTTGGTCCATCGAGCGGTTCCGTTACAATGTCGGGAATGTTTGGTGGCGTTACACAACAACGTCAAGTTCCCCTTAGTGCCAATATGTCTCCAGTGAACAGTGCTGGAAATAGTATTTTTGGAAATTACCTGTCACTGGAGAACAACGCCTTCGCACCCACACGTAGGTCCTCTTATATTTCGGACCAGCTAATTCATGgacagcagcagcaactACCTGTGAATACAGTTTATGATGTTAACGCGCCAAGAGGCTACACCCGGCAGCAGAACAGTTTTGGGCAACAAACTCAAACACAGCAGCAGAAACAAAAGGCTTCTGAGCAACAGCAGCCAGTGCAAGTGCAAATGTCTAATCACTCTGCACAGTCACATCTGCATTCTAATATTGAGCAGGTATATAAAGAAACTGCACCGCAGTCGCAACCACATTCGCAATCAATGCAGAGAAATAAGCCAATTTATCCGCAGAAGCACGCTAGTGTGCCCCAAATCAACTATACTCCACCTGGAAATAATGGGGGCATCTCTTATAATGAAGGCTCTACTGGTAATGCTTCAGGGAAGGTACTGGAACCACAAGTCGGCACTTATCCTTTGGACAACGGCTTAATTTTATGCAACGGTCGTATCGTATCCTCGCCAGATTTGAAACAACTCTACAGGAGTAGCAGTAGCCACTACTTTTCTGCCAAGGAGTGCTTTCAATTTATTGATGAACTCAAGGGTATTTTGTATGGAGAAAACTCGGCCTCTATGAGTACTAGGAATGCCATGATACTGAAGTTTGTTGCCTTTTTAAAGAACTGCAACCTAAATTGCAACCCACAGTCTGATGCTTTTGTTTCAAACAACCAACTTAGAAGAGCATCTACAAGTGTATACCTGCATTACAAGCCACTGGTCCTTGTTGCTTTGAAGAACGGAAAATTGGAATTGCTTTCCCTTCCCCAATCCACTAACTTAGATATGGACAAAGAAGACTTAGTTATCATTGATGGTGATAGAGGCAAGGACTTAGCAATTGTAATTGAACCGAAGGTCGAAATCGAGCTTGCTTTGTTCATCAACtttttgaagaagaagattcATTTTGACTCGCTCATCACAGCTGTTGACCAGCACTACCCTAATGAGCGCTTCATTCAAGCCCTAATGGATAGCACCAACAACGGTAACGGCAAAGGCGAGCTTAACCACAAGCTCTACGAAGTTATTGAATTGACGCAATTGATAATTCCCAGCAAGCAGGTTTTGCGTTTCGCTACCTCTTGGGAGGTGTCCACCAACTTGTATAATAAGTTCCAGGATGAATTGAAGGCACTCCACATTGCACATCTCAAGTTAAAGTCCTTGAATAGTGGATGTGAAGCGTCTGGAGCTGGGACATCGAACACTAACGCGAGCGCAAATAGCAATGAGGGCAGTAAAAATAATTCTACCAATAATGCTAGTGGCCAGGCGCCCAACAATAAATCCTCCTTAAACATCAAAATTCTCAATGCTGAATTTCAGTTTGATCGCAAGAAATTGACTTTCTACTACGTGTGCCAGGAGCGCAATGATTTCCGCGAACTAATCAAGGAATTATTCAAGTTTTATAAAACGAGAATCTGGTTGTGTGCTATACCAAATAATCTCGGTATAGATAAGAAGTACTACGATGAAAACAAAAAAGAGTGGGCCATGTACCAGGAGATGATGAAACACTACGCCAATGATGACTTAACTGACTCCAATTCGCAAAACGGACTCGTTGCTGCACCACCGCTGTACGAAATTGAGTTGGACAATTTCCAGCTTGGCGTTTACAAAGAATTAGTTGCCAATATGTTCCCATAG
- the GMC1 gene encoding putative oxidoreductase (Syntenic homolog of Saccharomyces cerevisiae YDR506C (GMC1) not in Ashbya gossypii; syntenic homolog of Eremothecium cymbalariae Ecym_1059): protein MSSVQAFRNTWWYLYIVLLYISTAVATKREYVLNITSFKTEQGRSLISVNNSNNTIGPTLRVAPGDDVHVLVNNFYDESTAIHFHGLVFDNGNSDTETVSNGYDGVPGVTQLPIEPGYGFWYNFTVPHSTCGTFWYHSHSSVQYGEGLRGVVIVDCKAMNRHIKDVISPSRTVREEIITLSDWYKVPHNELLEALWEKAGSTDPRVEGSLFNGSEANGMQIPVQDLNADAYLKLRLINMAMSSTQVFHIENHEMIIVEADGILVKPWTTKTLTLAVGQRYTVLVKLDPSKSNSRIIHASNKMMGYITKTHWLAYNHNITSRDDDFPSTNVKYLPDFTRRELYKHLEPLDRSILPAPVQRLSLDYYFDKSASTLEKYHSGMYLVNSTTLDEYTPDSNSSALLHGAVSRRPPIALPYNITVEVALNSVDHMTHPWHLHGHSFQLISLGLSNGGPLHWDVTVSPAYKKYTRDLHFWETSSQVPMTRDSINIPGHSYAVVRFQTDNPGYWLLHCHVDWHMAKGLGVVFKEGIDEITTQKFPATFKVGSTGHTTLSPAPKAPTVTISHEKIKVLSIYTLIMCLINYAYYVLIM from the coding sequence ATGTCATCCGTACAGGCTTTTAGGAATACTTGGTGGTATCTATACATTGTTCTACTATACATCAGCACAGCAGTAGCCACTAAAAGAGAATATGTACTTAACATTACGAGCTTTAAAACAGAGCAAGGGAGATCGCTAATATCAGTAAACAATTCGAACAATACCATCGGTCCAACGCTACGAGTGGCTCCTGGTGATGATGTACATGTTCTAGTCAACAACTTCTACGATGAATCGACAGCTATACATTTCCACGGATTGGTTTTCGACAATGGCAACAGTGACACGGAAACCGTCAGTAATGGTTATGATGGTGTGCCCGGAGTTACGCAGCTACCAATAGAACCTGGCTACGGTTTCTGGTACAACTTTACAGTCCCACACTCTACCTGTGGGACATTCTGGTATCACTCTCATTCGTCTGTTCAGTATGGGGAAGGTCTCAGGGGTGTTGTTATTGTTGACTGTAAGGCCATGAATCGCCACATCAAAGACGTAATATCCCCTTCAAGAACTGTGCGTGAAGAAATAATCACCCTAAGTGACTGGTATAAAGTCCCTCACAACGAGCTTCTGGAGGCGCTATGGGAAAAGGCAGGCAGCACTGATCCCAGGGTGGAGGGCTCTCTGTTCAACGGCAGCGAAGCAAATGGTATGCAAATACCTGTCCAAGATCTGAATGCAGACGCATATCTGAAATTGAGGCTGATCAATATGGCCATGAGCAGCACTCAGGTCTTCCACATAGAGAACCATGAGATGATTATTGTAGAAGCAGACGGCATTCTCGTCAAACCCTGGACAACTAAAACTCTCACATTAGCTGTGGGCCAACGCTATACCGTCCTAGTTAAGCTAGACCCAAGTAAATCCAACTCACGTATTATTCACGCCTCCAACAAGATGATGGGTTACATTACTAAGACGCATTGGCTTGCGTATAACCATAACATTACATCACGTGATGATGACTTTCCCAGTACAAACGTCAAGTACCTGCCGGACTTCACTAGGAGGGAGCTGTACAAGCATCTGGAGCCCCTGGACCGCTCTATCCTTCCCGCGCCCGTCCAGCGCCTTTCTCTCGACTACTATTTTGATAAGTCTGCCAGCACCCTCGAAAAATACCACTCCGGAATGTACCTAGTCAACTCAACCACGCTTGACGAGTACACCCCAGACAGCAACTCCTCCGCGCTCCTTCATGGGGCGGTTTCGCGGCGCCCTCCGATTGCGCTCCCCTATAACATCACCGTTGAGGTCGCCTTAAACAGCGTAGATCACATGACTCACCCATGGCACCTACACGGGCACTCTTTCCAGCTGATATCCCTTGGCCTCAGCAACGGTGGGCCCCTCCACTGGGACGTAACCGTCAGCCCGGCCTACAAAAAATATACACGTGACCTCCACTTTTGGGAAACGTCATCCCAAGTCCCTATGACAAGAGACAGCATAAACATCCCCGGACATTCCTACGCCGTCGTACGCTTCCAAACAGACAATCCCGGCTACTGGCTACTACATTGCCACGTCGACTGGCATATGGCTAAGGGCTTGGGTGTTGTTTTCAAGGAGGGTATTGACGAAATAACGACGCAAAAATTTCCAGCAACTTTCAAAGTTGGCTCTACCGGCCACACTACATTATCCCCAGCGCCAAAAGCACCAACTGTCACTATATCGCATGAAAAGATCAAAGTACTCTCTATCTACACACTAATCATGTGCTTGATTAACTATGCTTACTACGTACTAATTATGTAA
- a CDS encoding YbhB/YbcL family Raf kinase inhibitor-like protein (Syntenic homolog of Ashbya gossypii AFR694W; Syntenic homolog of Saccharomyces cerevisiae YLR179C and YLR178C (TFS1); Tandem gene duplication in Saccharomyces cerevisiae), which produces MQASINFEEVAIKTLSEHGIIGSDVPSIINSFKPAGNLLVKYGDEETVVSMGNKLEPAQTAELPSFMLTVSSAGDEIVKDGDLVTLILTDPDAPSRTDHKWSEFLHYMEINMVLHTDDEVSFVPLEGETIARYVGPGPPAGTGPHRYIWLLYKQPNGRIVEENADQLRLRKNWGYKDVKPPVGVEKWASEKGLQLIGANFFYAENK; this is translated from the coding sequence ATGCAGGCATCAATCaattttgaagaagtcGCCATTAAGACTCTCTCAGAGCATGGAATCATTGGCTCAGATGTCCCAAGTATCATCAATTCATTCAAGCCAGCGGGGAACCTGCTTGTAAAATACGGCGATGAAGAAACCGTTGTAAGTATGGGTAATAAGTTGGAGCCAGCCCAGACTGCTGAATTGCCAAGTTTCATGCTAACGGTTTCTTCAGCCGGCGATGAGATTGTGAAGGACGGTGACTTAGTCACGCTTATTTTGACAGATCCCGACGCACCATCTAGAACAGATCACAAGTGGTCCGAATTTTTACACTATATGGAGATCAATATGGTGTTGCATACTGATGACGAAGTAAGCTTTGTTCCATTGGAGGGTGAAACAATTGCTCGCTATGTGGGTCCTGGCCCCCCTGCGGGCACTGGACCTCATCGTTACATTTGGCTGCTTTACAAGCAACCTAACGGTCGCATTGTTGAGGAAAATGCAGATCAGTTGAGATTGCGTAAAAATTGGGGTTACAAGGATGTGAAGCCACCTGTCGGAGTCGAGAAATGGGCCTCTGAAAAAGGGCTCCAATTGATTGGAGCAAACTTCTTCTATGCTGAGAACAAATGA
- the SMT3 gene encoding SUMO family protein SMT3 (Syntenic homolog of Ashbya gossypii AFR697C; Syntenic homolog of Saccharomyces cerevisiae YDR510W (SMT3)), with the protein MSEEQEQKPEIKSETHINLKVSDGSSEIFFKIKRTTPLRRLMEAFAKRQGKEMDSLRFLCDGVRIQPDQTPDDLDMEDNDIIEAHREQIGGC; encoded by the coding sequence ATGTCCGAAGAACAGGAACAGAAGCCAGAAATTAAGTCAGAAACCCACATCAACCTAAAGGTTTCCGACGGCTCCAGCGAAATATTCTTTAAAATCAAGAGGACCACACCCTTAAGAAGACTAATGGAAGCCTTTGCTAAAAGGCAGGGCAAAGAAATGGACTCGCTAAGGTTTTTATGTGACGGTGTGAGAATTCAGCCAGACCAAACTCCCGATGACTTGGATATGGAAGACAACGATATCATAGAGGCTCATAGGGAGCAAATCGGTGGCTGCTAG